Within Fusobacterium gonidiaformans ATCC 25563, the genomic segment AAAATCGAAAATTACATGCGCTAGAAGATTATTTCTCAAGATTCTCTTATCAAGTCAGGTCTCAAGTAAAATACATTGTCATGGATATGTATTCCCCTTATATTCAACTTGCAAAACGTTATTTTCCAAAAGCAAAGATTGTATTAGACCCCTTTCATATTGTTCAACTTGTCAATCGTGCTTTTAACCAAACAAGAATTCGAGAAATGAACCAAGAGAAAACAAAGAACCCAAAACTATATCGCATACTAAAACGAGATTGAAAGCTTTATTTGAAAGATTTTTTAACCTTATCAGAAAATAGAAAATACTGTCGTTCCTTGAAACAATTCATTTCTCCTAGTGAAAAAGTAGATTATGTAATGGCTAAGAAAGAGAATTTACGACAAGATTATTATTTCTACCAAGATATTCTATATGCCGTAAAAAGAAAAGATTTCCGACTGTTCGAATCTTACTTAGAACGATGGAAGAAAAAGATAATCCCTAAGATGCAAACTGCTTGGAAAACACTTCGTAAATACAGAAAATATATTCGAAACACTTTAGGAACAAGCTATAGCAATGGACCTTTAGAAGGAATGAACAATTTTATTAAATCGGTGAAACGAGTTGCGTTTGGTTTCCGTAGATTTTCTCATTTTCGACAAAGAATTCTTATTATGCGGGGGATAGCGCAAATCAATCCCAATTTTTAAACAATTCAAAATTTCATAATCACATAGTTAGAATCCTAGGGTTCTTTTTTGTGTTGCCCAAAATTCAAGATACGATTTTATTTTTTCAGGATAGAAAAAAGGACTTTAGAGATTTTGTCTTCAAAATCTCTAAAATCCTCTTAAAAATTTCACATTTTATTCTTCATCAACACTATTTGACAAAGAACCTACAGATCGATTTAAAATACATTCCGGAAAGCTCTATCCGATTTGGCTTAGTAGAACAAAAATTCTATCAGATTACAGCGATTGATGAGTATACGCGCAAAAGAGTTTTAAAAGTAGTAGAGGAAAAAAGTAGTTATGAAACTTCCTTGTTTTTAGAAGGATTGGAAGAGAAATTTGGATTTCCAATTCAGGTGATACAGACGGATAATGGAAAAGAATTCACCAATGATAGCAAAGAAAAACTCAGTGCATTTGAATTAGAATTGTCCAAGCGCAAGATTGTGCATGAAAGAATACGTCCTTATTCTCCCTGGCAAAATGGAAAAGTAGAACGAAGTCATCGAGGAGATAGTGCATATTATGCCAGACAAAGATTTTATAGTAGAGAAGAATTAGAGAAAAAAGTAGAAAGATATTGTCATCGATACAATAATGTAGCAAAAAAGCTATTAGGCTTTAAGAGTCCGAATGAAGTATTAGAAGAATATCGAAGAGAAAAGAAAGTAGAGTTATCGTAGTAGAATTTTTTTAATATATTTGTAACATATGTTTGACAACTATAGATATCAAGTAAGATAGCACTAATTTCAAACTGGAAAAAATGCCCTAAAAATGCTATAATCTTTTGTAGGAAAAGTAGGGCGAAAGGAAACGGGTATGAAAGATACATTTATGGATACTGCAAAAGTTATGTCAAAGGGGCAAGTTACCATTCCGAAAAGGATAAGAGAACTTTTGGACTTACAAAATGGAGATTATGTTACTTTTGTAGTCAATAAAGATAAAGTGCAAATTCAAAACTCCAAAATTTTTATTGAAGAAAACATTGATAAATAAAGGTGGTGAAATAACAAAGATGACGATAGATGAAATAAAAAAGTTAATTCAAAACGGAGAAAAGATAGATGTTGAATTTAAAGAATCGAGGAATTCTTTAACCAAAGATGTCTTTGATACAGTATGCTCTTTCAACAATAGAAATGGAGGACATATTTTTCTTGGTGTAAATGATAAAAGAGATATTGTTGGTGTTAGTGAAGATAAAGTTGATAAGATTATTAAAGAATTTACAACATCTATCAACAATTCGCAGAAGATGTACCCACCACTTTATTTATTACCGGAAGTATTTGAGATTGACAGTAAAAAAGTGATTTATATCCGAGTACCTGAAGGTTATCAGGTATGCAGGCATAACGGAAGAATATGGGACAGGTCTTATGAAGGAGACATCAATATCACAGACCATGCAGAACTTGTTTATAAGCTATATGCGAGGAAGCAGGGAAGCTATTTTGTGAATAAGGTGTATCCAAACCTCGATATAGAATTTCTTGATACTGATGTTATTGATAAAGCCAAGAGAATGGCAGTAGCAAGAAATAAAAATCATGTCTGGGAAAATATGAGTTATGAGGAACTGCTCCGAAGTGCAAACCTCATTCTGACAGATCCTGAAACAAAGCATGAGGGCATTACATTAGCGGCAATTTTGTTATTTGGAAAAGACAACTCTATTATGTCAGTTCTCCCACAGCATAAAACTGATGCAATATTTAGAGTTGAAAACAAGGATAGATATGACGATAGAGATGTTGTCATAACAAATCTAATTGATAGCTACGATAGGCTTATTGCGTTTGGACAGAAGCATTTGAATGACTTATTTG encodes:
- a CDS encoding DDE-type integrase/transposase/recombinase — protein: MLPKIQDTILFFQDRKKDFRDFVFKISKILLKISHFILHQHYLTKNLQIDLKYIPESSIRFGLVEQKFYQITAIDEYTRKRVLKVVEEKSSYETSLFLEGLEEKFGFPIQVIQTDNGKEFTNDSKEKLSAFELELSKRKIVHERIRPYSPWQNGKVERSHRGDSAYYARQRFYSREELEKKVERYCHRYNNVAKKLLGFKSPNEVLEEYRREKKVELS
- a CDS encoding AbrB/MazE/SpoVT family DNA-binding domain-containing protein — its product is MKDTFMDTAKVMSKGQVTIPKRIRELLDLQNGDYVTFVVNKDKVQIQNSKIFIEENIDK
- a CDS encoding AlbA family DNA-binding domain-containing protein, with protein sequence MTIDEIKKLIQNGEKIDVEFKESRNSLTKDVFDTVCSFNNRNGGHIFLGVNDKRDIVGVSEDKVDKIIKEFTTSINNSQKMYPPLYLLPEVFEIDSKKVIYIRVPEGYQVCRHNGRIWDRSYEGDINITDHAELVYKLYARKQGSYFVNKVYPNLDIEFLDTDVIDKAKRMAVARNKNHVWENMSYEELLRSANLILTDPETKHEGITLAAILLFGKDNSIMSVLPQHKTDAIFRVENKDRYDDRDVVITNLIDSYDRLIAFGQKHLNDLFVLDGIVNVNARDRILREIVSNTLAHRDYSSGFPAKMIIDDEKIMIENSNLAHGMGSLDLQKFEPFPKNPAISKVFREIGLADELGSGMRNTYKYTRLYSGVDPLFEEGDIFRTIIPLKKIATQKVGGSGVAQDVAHSVAQDVAHDKIALAEFIKEKIRGNNKITRKAIADEAGVSVKTIERTIKEMDNLQYVGSGSNGHWELNE